From Ornithorhynchus anatinus isolate Pmale09 chromosome X3, mOrnAna1.pri.v4, whole genome shotgun sequence, the proteins below share one genomic window:
- the ORNANAV1R3025 gene encoding vomeronasal 1 receptor ornAnaV1R3025, translating into MEARDIPFGTVMLFQIGIGVSVNIFLLLFYAREVSGSHKPSSSDLILAHLALANTVILLTYGIPETMSIWGWRNFLDVFGCKICMYVYRVGRGLAICTTCLLSVFQAVTISPSTTPWAGIKAKLPKCIIPFCVLSWVLNLLIDLSTPIHMTSPQNSSLVRVVLDLKYCSKVIASAEKGLIIAVALSLRDLFFVVLMSAASGYMVFVLQRHHRRVRHLHGPGRSPKTMPEVRAAKKVIALVTLYVLLYGRQSVTLSVILNMKEKSPLLMNTHMVLAFTFSAISPFLMAHGDRRIGTFWKKGSPVSNPGAP; encoded by the coding sequence ATGGAAGCCAGGGACATCCCCTTTGGAACTGTGATGCTTTTTCAGATCGGCATCGGTGTCTCGGtgaacatcttcctcctcctgttttatgcCCGTGAGGTCTCTGGCAGCCAcaagcccagctcctctgacctgaTCCTCGCCCACCTCGCCTTGGCCAACACCGTCATCCTCCTCACCTATGGAATCCCCGAGACCATGTCGATTTGGGGATGGAGAAATTTCCTGGATGTTTTCGGATGTAAAATCTGTATGTATGTATACCGAGTGGGCCGGGGtcttgccatctgcaccacctgccttctGAGCGTCTTTCAAGccgtcaccatcagtcccagcaccacCCCCTGGGCAGGAATTAAAGCCAAGTTACCCAAGTGCATCATCCCCTTCTGTGTTCTTTCCTGGGTCCTCAATCTGCTGATAGATTTAAGTACACCCATCCACATGACAAGCCCACAGAACAGCAGCCTTGTTCGAGTCGTACTGGATCTCAAATATTGTTCAAAAGTCATTGCCAGTGCAGAAAAGGGTCTGATCATTGCAGTTGCTCTCTCCCTGCGGGATCTGTTCTTCGTAGTTCTCATGAGCGCGGCCAGCgggtacatggtgtttgtcctgcaaaGACACCACCGGCGGGTCCGGCACCTCCACGGGCCCGGACGCTCCCCCAAGACAATGCCTGAGGTCAGGGCGGCCAAGAAAGTCAtcgccctggtcaccctctacgtcctcctctaTGGAAGACAGTCAGTCACGCTGAGCGTGATCCTGAACATGAAGGAAAAGTCTCCTCTCCTCATGAACACCCACATGGTCCTGGCATTTACCTTCTCAGCCATCAGTCCATTCCTGATGGCCCACGGTGACCGGAGAATAGGAACATTCTGGAAAAAAGGATCTCCCGTCTCCAACCCGGGTGCTCCATAG